One Triticum dicoccoides isolate Atlit2015 ecotype Zavitan chromosome 3B, WEW_v2.0, whole genome shotgun sequence genomic window, NNNNNNNNNNNNNNNNNNNNNNNNNNNNNNNNNNNNNNNNNNNNNNNNNNNNNNNNNNNNNNNNNNNNNNNNNNNNNNNNNNNNNNNNNNNNNNNNNNNNNNNNNNNNNNNNNNNNNNNNNNNNNNNNNNNNNNNNNNNNNNNNNNNNNNNNNNNNNNNNNNNNNNNNNNNNNNNNNNNNNNNNNNNNNNNNNNNNNNNNNNNNNNNNNNNNNNNNNNNNNNNNNNNNNNNNNNNNNNNNNNNNNNNNNNNNNNNNNNNNNNNNNNNNNNNNNNNNNNNNNNNNNNNNNNNNNNNNNNNNNNNNNNNNNNNNNNNNNNNNNNNNNNNNNNNNNNNNNNNNNNNNNNNNNNNNNNNNNNNNNNNNNNNNNNNNNNNNNNNNNNNNNNNNNNNNNNNNNNNNNNNNNNNNNNNNNNNNNNNNNNNNNNNNNNNNNNNNNNNNNNNNNNNNNNNNNNNNNNNNNNNNNNNNNNNNNNNNNNNNNNNNNNNNNNNNNNNNNNNNNNNNNNNNNNNNNNNNNNNNNNNNNNNNNNNNNNNNNNNNNNNNNNNNNNNNNNNNNNNNNNNNNNNNNNNNNNNNNNNNNNNNNNNNNNNNNNNNNNNNNNNNNNNNNNNNNNNNNNNNNNNNNNNNNNNNNNNNNNNNNNNNNNNNNNNNNNNNNNNNNNNNNNNNNNNNNNNNNNNNNNNNNNNNNNNNNNNNNNNNNNNNNNNNNNNNNNNNNNNNNNNNNNNNNNNNNNNNNNNNNNNNNNNNNNNNNNNNNNNNNNNNNNNNNNNNNNNNNNNNNNNNNNNNNNNNNNNNNNNNNNNNNNNNNNNNNNNNNNNNNNNNNNNNNNNNNNNNNNNNNNNNNNNNNNNNNNNNNNNNNNNNNNNNNNNNNNNNNNNNNNNNNNNNNNNNNNNNNNNNNNNNNNNNNNNNNNNNNNNNNNNNNNNNNNNNNNNNNNNNNNNNNNNNNNNNNNNNNNNNNNNNNNNNNNNNNNNNNNNNNNNNNNNNNNNNNNNNNNNNNNNNNNNNNNNNNNNNNNNNNNNNNNNNNNNNNNNNNNNNNNNNNNNNNNNNNNNNNNNNNNNNNNNNNNNNNNNNNNNNNNNNNNNNNNNNNNNNNNNNNNNNNNNNNNNNNNNNNNNNNNNNNNNNNNNNNNNNNNNNNNNNNNNNNNNNNNNNNNNNNNNNNNNNNNNNNNNNNNNNNNNNNNNNNNNNNNNNNNNNNNNNNNNNNNNNNNNNNNNNNNNNNNNNNNNNNNNNNNNNNNNNNNNNNNNNNNNNNNNNNNNNNNNNNNNNNNNNNNNNNNNNNNNNNNNNNNNNNNNNNNNNNNNNNNNNNNNNNNNNNNNNNNNNNNNNNNNNNNNNNNNNNNNNNNNNNNNNNNNNNNNNNNNNNNNNNNNNNGACCGCCATGCTCGTCCACTTTCTTGATAAACGACTCGATGCATTTTCTCTTCCTTGCCGCTGAGACTGAGACATATCAAAAAGATCTATTACTAAAAGGAGATTGGGATCATCCTGTGGTTACCGGATGATGGGAATAACTAAGCATAAATTTGGAAATGAGCACGAAATGTCTATAAATGAATTTTCTCATTATTCGTTATTTCCGGGTCTTTTCGTTGCATTCACTTACAACAAGAAACAACCACCAGCGTTTGGTGCAGCACTTGCATTTTGGTgcattcttcttcctttccttggTCTTTCGTTCCGTCATATTCCAAATAACTTATCTAATTACAACGTATTAACCGCTAATGCACCTTTTTTTTATCAAATCTCAGGGACATGGTCTAATCATGAGGGTAGTATTTTATCATGGTGTTGGATCCCCAGTTTTTATGGATTCCTTTTTTGTTACCGGGGTCGACCCCAAAGCCATAATGTCTCAAAACGAAGAGGCTATAGAGAAACTTTGATTTTTTCCTTTGTCTCGAACTTCGTGAAGAACTCCATTCTATCTCTCCAACAAAAAAGTTGGGCTGCGCCCCAGTTGTACACTCCCTTCGTTCAGAGAACCCTTGTTGATTCTGAACTTCGTTCGCAAAGTAAGCGTCCTTTTAACGGGCCAGTCCTTTTTATTGCGCCGCTTGACCCTGTTTTGAAAATGAGCTTTGCTCTTCTGGGCGCTGGGCGCTCCCGTGGTTCGCGAGAAGGAAAAAGGACTAATCTTTTGTTACATCTGGCACGAGATGAAAAAGAGAGAGCTTCGTCTATCGATGAACAGCAGATTGACGGAGCTCTTGGCATTGCTTTGTTTTTCTCTCTTTTCCTATCAGCGAGTTCCGATCCTTTTGTTCGAAATTTCTTCGTTCGTACCGAACCGCTTGCAGAATCAAATCCAGTTCCACAAGATCCTATATCAGCTATACATCCTCCTTGCATTTATGCCGGAGATGTCGCCAGTGCTATGGGCTTTGGGTTATGTAGATCAAAAATGATGAATGGGATTGTGGCACTCCACTCGCCGCCAATGCGGAAGGATGCCGCCGAAAAGAATGGAACGCTGCTTCGCTCTGTTGGATGCGTCGGATCCCATATAAGAAGCTCGCTCTTTACCCGATCATTCAAACATTTTGTGGGCGGCGCGCCTGCTCTATTGTTGCGTAGCAATAGAAGCCTGCTCATGCAGCTTCGGCGGCGCTTTTTCGCCTTCTCTTCGCTCTGGGCAGGAGCGCTAATGGACACGGGGAGGGAGCAGGCGAAGCGTGTCGTTCGTAATGGAAAGAAAGACACCACTACTTCGCCTCTTTGTTGGACCGCCGGCGCGAACACGGTGGTCTCTGACCAGGACCAGGAACCAATTCGAATTTGGATCTTGACATGTCGGTTGTTTTTAACCGTAGGCATCTCGCCAGGAAGTTGGTGGGCTCATCATGAATTAGGTCGGGGTGGCTGGTGGTTTCGGGATCCCGTAGAAAATGCGTCTTTTATGCCTCGGGTATTAGCCACAGCTCGTATTCATTCAGtaattctaccccttcttcattctTGGACCTCGCTTCTGAATATTTTGACTCTTCCATGCTGTGTCTTAGGAACCTTTTCAATACGGTCCGGATTGCTAGCTCCCGTTCATAGTTCCGCTACAGACGATACACGAGGAAGATTTTTATGGCGGTTCTTCCTTCTAATTACAGGCATATCTATGACTCTTTTTTACCAGATGAAGCCGGAGGCATCGGTCCGTAGAACCTATAAAAAAGAGATGGTTGTGGCGCGAAGTACTCTTGTGCACCTACGTCACTCAGCTCGCGCGCAACCCCGCCCCGTTATGTTATGTTATGGAAGAATTTAGCTTCTTGCTGGGCTGGTTATTCAGAGCCAGCAACTGGCTGCCGGATTTCGTCCCGTCCGTAGCGCTTCGGAAGTCACTCTGGCGTGGCGCTGCTGGATACTTCTGATCAATAGGAATAGGAGGAAAAAAAAGCTTATGATGAGCATCTATTGGAGTCGATCATTTCCAAGATCTAATTCTAGTTTCTTATTATGTAGTGGAAACGCCTCACAATCTTCAGTTTTACGCTTACGCTTAAGGGAAGAAATGTTCTTGGTGGATGCAGGCCCTGGTACCCCCAAAATTTGTATGCAAGATGAGCTTACAGGACTGCCAATCAAGCGAGCCACCAGGTTTGAGAATAAGGTGGGATCCAAGAATGTAGTGGCTGGTGAATCACTGATCAAAAAGCGGATTTTTAAGAGATTCTTCATCGATCTAGTGGCCGGTGAATCACTGATCAAAGAGCGAGCAGCCGCCAGGTTTAATGATTTTGTGGGATCCCTGGATGTAGCGGCTGGCGAACCGCTTCTTCTTCCACAAAGATTCAGACAAAACCGAGCTTGGATAGAACTGAAGAAGATTTGGCGAACGAAGAAAAAGGTCAAAGGGTTTATTATAAAAAAAATCAAAGGAGGTTATTCAGTAGCCATCGCGGGTTTCACTACTTTTCTTCCATTCAAAAAAGCTCTTCTAAAAAAAGGATAGCGAATGATCGATTCACCATTGATAGCATTAACCCTAAAAGGAGGGATATTGTGATAATAGCGGCAGATCAAAGAAGAACTTGATGAAAAGAtagaaaaaaattatgaaaaatccgAAGCCCACCTTAATCCATTTTGTTGAGGATCTTGCACTTATTCCGGCCCTATATTTACATAGCCAAGAAAGGCTCTGGCGATCATGCGTGACTGGCGGAGCGCCTATCGCCCTGGCACGGCACTCTAAAAtgcatgttgggttgggccagcaagaaGACTTCGACTAGGGAGACGAAGAATGGAATTGAAGAAGGCAGCATAGTCTAAGATAACAGAATGGAACACCAACCAACAAGTAAGTGGTGGATTTGGATGGAGTCTCGCAGAAGAAGAGTATGCGCGCTAGTGCGCCCCAAGACGTCAGTCCTTTTTCTGCTTGCTGGCCAAGGTCAGTTTactgaatcccccttccaaacaccAACCCAATCTCCATTCCTTGATGAGAAATGAGCAAGACCATATGTTTATCAAAAATATAGCCCCTATATAAACCTAGCCCTTACTACCCGAACTTCTTACCTTCAAATAGGACTAACTGCCCGAACCCGCTTGCTTATCTTCATCGATCTAATTAAGTTAAGCAGTGGTTATTTTTTTTAAGTGACTAGAACTTCTATCAACTACTATTCTAGCACCCAGCTGTGCCATGTGTTTATTCTATTCTATTCTATTCTTCAGGTATTCCTTTGAATAACTCATCTTTTCAGGTAAGACAATTTGAAGATCTTCTTAGTCAGCCTATCTGTATTCTTATCCTCTAGTGCGGATCCAATCAGATTTTATAAAGCCAAGGCCTGACATCCATTGTGGGGATCATCTTTTATCGGGAGACATGGCCTGGTGGTTTCTGATCGAGATTCCTAATCAATAGGGAGAAGAGCTCTTCGCATGATCTGGTCCTACCTTTTGTCTACGCTATTTTTTTGTCCCTTCTCAGCTGCTGTCCTTACTCCGGATAAATTGGAACACATTGATTCCGTTCGTTCCTGCCCTTCGCTTCAGGCCATAGTGCTTCTGAATTATTTCTATACCCCTTTGATGATGCAGCCTCTGACTCTCGTGGCTAAACTCCTACTTGATTAGTTAGAACTTCTCTGTCTCAACTCGTGGACCTATCTATCTTCTTATTTTTAAGAGATAGGGGTTTGCTATTCTCACGGATTGCTCATATTTATTTACCCCATTGAATAGTTTTTGCCTTGTTTCAGCCCTTCCTTCATCTGAACCTTCCAAGTACTAATCTATCTTTATGGGGAAGACCCTTCATCTGACCTCCGGGCTACCCTGTCAATTGTAAAAAGTAGTTGAGTCGTGTCTCGCAGGAGCAAAAAGAGTGAAATGAGGACGTAAGCCCCCTAGGTCTTCCTCTTCCTTCTAAACTAATTGCTTTCGCTTGACTCTTCCAGTCAAAAAGTATACTGAGTGGTTGAAGGAAAGCGAAAAGGAATGGCTTTTTCATGTACCAGATCCGGTGAGCCAGACATCAAGCAAAAATGGACATACAATCAAAGAGTAAGGAGCAGTTATTTGCAATGACGGGTGGATTGGTCAGAGCTGCAAGGAGAGACTCAGTTATGGCGCGATAAAGAGCTTGCTTCAATGCTCGGATTCAGGTAGAAAGTAAGAGCAGTAGCATATTCATAGGAGAGCTTTGTACTTGAAATTAGTAGTCCCGGTAGTTGGAAAAAAGCTCTGAATACAGATTCAAAGCATCAAGATAGGTAGTCCTATCATTAGTTGGCCAGTCATAGCAATTTAAGTAGAAAGCTTGCTTTgggatcagatcattcaactaaagcTGTCAGGCCGGGTAGGCTTTGAGGAACATTGGGGGTTCCTTATGTTGTGACTAAGCAGATATGTCTATTGTGCCCGGCAAAAACAGATTTGCAAGGAGTTTGCCAAAGGCTTTCTCATTCGGAAAAAAACAATTTCAAGTATATTTCCCTTCTCCATTCTCTGCTCGGATGATTGCCGCTTGTGTGAATTTCATTGCTGTGGGTCCCGTGTGTGCTCGAATAAGATTGTTTTAGGATTCTATTTAGTTGAATTTCTTGACTCCGCGGTGCTGGTTATCGAGTTTATGGCGCCGCCGACCATCCAAAAAGTCAAAGATGGCGTCGGCATATACTTATTATGCTCTCTTCTAATAGTGGTCCCTTGGTATTCAGGTTGTAAAATCCTGATAGGAAAGTCGACTGTTATACCTTGTTTTTGTAATGACCTATCTTCTTTAAAAAGCCGAAAGATAAGGATTTCGCAAAACTTTTGCGTTCCTTTTTCTTTGAAAAGAAAACCTTACCATTTTTGGGCCGCTGTTACCATTTCCATTTCCTGAACCTAAACCTAACTAATACTTACTTGTTTCCATTTCCTCATCTGGTGATAGATCCTCATCTTCTTCTGGCTCAAATCCCTTTTTCATATCCAGGGCAGGCTTTAGGTACGCTTTAGTTTGAAATCATTAAAGATATGCTCGACCTCGTTTATGTCCATGGTATCATCGTACGTACCTTCTACTATCAACCAGATGAGATAGGGCTTTGAAAGGTCAGAGTCAGTCTCCTCTTTTTCTTTTAGGTCGTTTAGCAGTTCCCCAACCAGCTTTCTCCCCGAGAAAGCCTTCCTGAGATTCAAAGAAAAAGGTTTGAAGGTTGATCTCTGGGATCAGTGATAGTTCGGAACCAGCAAAGGGAGGCTGAAAAGCCGTAGTGCTAACGCACGCCCTGTAGTTTTGAAGCTAAAAAGACAGCAGCGAGCTCCGCGTCGAAAAGCGAAGCGAGCCGCGCTAGCGCGCTACTCTTCCTTTATGAGTGAGACTCTATCCAGATCTACTGATCTAAGAACTCCGCGAGCGAACTGAGCGAGCCATGAGGCGCCTATCGGCAAGGCTTGGAAAAGCCTTAAGTTTAGGCTCCCTTCCTTCACTGAACTGATTCACCCGGGTCCAAACCTGCTGAGCTAGCTAATTTTTCCTTTACGAGATCTCGGCTCTTCGGAATGATTGGAGAGAGCCCCGcctcctcttggttggtgccgggcCCGAGAGTGATGGGACTACTTCCTTAAAGAGCCTTTTGTTCGGGCCGGCAGGAGGGGCCCTGATCTATCAATTGAGGGAGCAAAAAAcaggctttgctcccccttttttaaatgaagaaagaaagaaggGTCGAAGTTTAGACCGCTCACAGTAGTTCTACCCATAGAAAAGATCATGAAAGAGGCGATCAGAATGGTACCCGAATCCATTTACGATCCCGAGTTTCCAGACACATCGCACTTCCGCTCGGGTCGAGGCTGCCACTCGACCCTCAGACGGATCAAAGAAGAGTGGGGAACCTCTCGCTGGTTTTTGGAATTCGACATCAGGAAGTGTTTTCACACCATCGACCGACATCGATTCATCTCAATCTTGAAGGAAGAGATCGACGATTCCAAGTTCTTTTACCCCACTCAGAAAAAGTTTTCCGCCGGACGACTCGTAGGGGGTGAGAAGGGCCCTGACTCCATCCCAAACAGTGTACTACTATCGGCCCTACCAGGCAATATCTACCTACACAAGCTCGATCAGGAGATAGGGAGGATCTGGCAGAAGCACGAAATTCCTCTTGTAGTGAAAATAAGATCGGTTCTATTAAGAATAGGTCGTCGTATTGATGACCAAGAAAAGTATGGAAAAGAAGCAAGCTTCAACGCTCCCCAAGACAACAGAGCCCTCATAGTGGGGAGGGTAAAGAGCATCCAACGCAAAGCGACCTTTCATTCCCTTGTTTCGTCGTGGCACACCCCCCCCCCANNNNNNNNNNTTTCACACCATCGACCGACATCGATTCATCTCAATCTTGAAGGAAGAGATCGACGATTCCAAGTTCTTTTACCCCACTCAGAAAAAGTTTTCCGCCGGACGACTCGTAGGGGGTGAGAAGGGCCCTGACTCCATCCCAAACAGTGTACTACTATCGGCCCTACCAGGCAATATCTACCTACACAAGCTCGATCAGGAGAtagggaggatccggcagaagcaCGAAATTCCTCTTGTAGTGAAAATAAGATCGGTTCTATTAAGAATAGGTCGTCGTATTGATGACCAAGAAAAGTATGGAAAAGAAGCAAGCTTCAACGCTCCCCAAGACAACAGAGCCCTCATAGTGGGGAGGGTAAAGAGCATCCAACGCAAAGCGACCTTTCATTCCCTTGTTTCGTCGTGGCACACCCCCCCCACAAGCACCCCCAGGCGAAGGGGAGACCAGAAAACGCCTTTCGTTTTCCCCCCTTCAGCGGCCCTAGCCGCCTTCCTTAACAAGCCCTCGAGCCTCCTTTGCGCCGCCTTCCTCATAGAAGCCGCTGGGTTGACCCCGAAGGCCGAATTCAATGGTAGAGAAGGCTTTAATAAGAATTTGGCCATGAGAGACCTTCTTAAGTATTGCAAAAGAAGGGGCCTGCTGATAGAGCTGGGCGGGGAGGCGATACTAGTTATCAGGTCAGAGAGAGGCCTGGCCCGTAAGCTGGCCCCCTTTAAAAGCCATTCCTTATTAATAAGGATTTGTTACGCGCGATATGCCAACGACTTACTACTGGGAATCGTGGGTGCCGTATTTCTTCTCATAGAAATACAAAAACGTATCACCCACTTCCTACAATCCGGTCTGAACCTTTGGGTAGGCTCCGCAGGATCAACAACCATAGCTGCACGGAGTACGGTAGAATTCCCCGGTACGGTCATTCGGGAAGTCCCCCCGAGGACGACTCCCATACAATTCTTGCGAGAGCTGGAGAAGCGTCTACGGGTAAAGCACCGTATCCATATAACTGCCTGCCACCTACGCTCCGCCATCCATTCCAAGTTTAGGGACCTAGGTTATAGTATCCCTATCAAAGAGCTTACGAAGGGGATGAGCGAAAGAGGTCGTCTACTGGACGCGGTTCAACTAGCGGAGACTCTTGGAAAAGATGGACTAAAAAGTCCCCAAGTTAGCGTATTATGGGGGACCGTCAAGCACATCCGGCAAAGATCGAGGGGGATCTCGTTGTTGCATAGCTCAGGTCAGAGCAAGGTGCCATCAGGCGTTCAACAGGCAGTCTCACGATCGGGCATGAGTGTCCTGAAGAAGAAATTGTATACTCCCTTTGGTCGGAAAGCGGCGGGGGAAGGAAGGGGACACTGGGCGGGATCTTTCAGCAGCGAATTCCCCATACAGATAGAGGCGCCTATCAAAAAGATACTCCGAAGGCTTCGGGATCGAGGTCTCATTAGCCGAAGAAGACCCAGGCCAATCCACGTGGCCTCTTTGACCAACGTCAGCGACAGAGACATAGTAAATTGGTCCGCGGGCATCGCGATAAGTCCTCTGTCCTACTACAGGTGCTGCGACAACCTTTACCAAGTCCGAATGATTGTCAACTACCAGATCCGCTGGTCCGCTATATTCACCCTAGCCCACAAGCACAAATCTTCGGCGCGGAATATAATCCTAAAGTACCCCAAAGGCTCAAATATAGTCAATCAAGAAGGTGGTAAGACCCTTGTTGAGTTCCCAAACAGCATAGAGCTTGGGAAGCTCGGACTCGGTCAAGATCCGAACAACGACGGAGCACTCAACTACATGTTTAATAAGTAGTTGTCTTTTTCTATTTGGATTTTAGCGAACAGGCGTTTACATGAGATTAGTTGAGTAGGCTTGCCTTATCTGTTATAAGATAGCTAGTTGTGGGGCTTTCGAAAAAAAAAGGCTGAAGGCTTCGCTATCGCTCATGGCTTGTATTGTAGTCGTAGTCTTGTAGTCGGCCCTCCATGCCTCTTTAGTCTTTCTAATCCTGAGGCCTTTTTCCTTCATTCATTTTGCGGTAGCTTACGCGTCAGAAAAATAGAACCTTTCCTGCCCGGAAGATCGCTGCTTCGCTTCTGGCGACAAGCTTCTACCCACAATGGCTAAAGCTACCTTGAATCAATCAATGAATGAATGATTCGTAACCCCCATGGGTTCGAGGACCCGTTGGTCAAAGGAAAAGGGGGGTCCAGATTCCAGGACGGAGCCGTATGAGGCGAGAGTCTCACGTACGGTTCCTTTGAGAAGGGTGTGATACCACCACCTATCAGGCCCGACGAGCGGTCCACGGAGCTGCATCCCTACTCA contains:
- the LOC119280175 gene encoding uncharacterized protein LOC119280175, whose product is MQGGCIADIGSCGTGFDSASGSVRTKKFRTKGSELADRKREKNKAMPRAPSICCSSIDEALSFSSRARCNKRLVLFPSREPRERPAPRRAKLIFKTGSSGAIKRTGPLKGRLLCERSSESTRVL